A stretch of the Argentina anserina chromosome 6, drPotAnse1.1, whole genome shotgun sequence genome encodes the following:
- the LOC126801211 gene encoding uncharacterized protein LOC126801211, with protein MGHVFCGPLFQWRIGWHNSYVFSGNILFCILLTFFLEFGHRDFVFLQKLNKGYLTNFNLPRFCVAALRSTLLYRRFKGPHSFDDGEGSGVFHSVNDKEGVTVAGVEVNSPI; from the exons ATGGGCCATGTTTTCTGTGGTCCATTGTTTCAATGGAGAATCGGGTGGCATAATTCATATGTGTTCAGTGGAAATATTTTGTTCTGTATCTTACTGAccttttttctgg AGTTTGGGCATAGGGATTTCGTTTTCTTGCAAAAGCTAAACAAGGGTTACCTGACTAATTTCAACTTGCCAAG GTTTTGTGTGGCTGCTCTGAGATCCACCCTCCTCTACAGAAG ATTCAAAGGGCCTCATAGTTTTGATGATGGAGAAGGCAGTGGAGTCTTTCATAGTGTTAATGATAAGGAAG GAGTAACTGTTGCCGGAGTGGAAGTTAATTCACCTATATGA
- the LOC126801212 gene encoding 60S ribosomal protein L6, mitochondrial-like — MEAKFFKFLKIVGVGYKARAEAQGRLLFLKLGYSHEVELIVPPAIRVFCFKNNVVCCTGIDQGRVHQFAAAVRGCKPPEVYKGKGIMYIDEVIKKKQGKKSK; from the coding sequence ATGGAAGCAAAGTTTTTCAAGTTTCTTAAGATAGTTGGTGTGGGTTACAAAGCCAGAGCTGAAGCTCAAGGGAGGTTGCTGTTTCTGAAATTGGGTTACAGTCATGAGGTTGAGTTGATTGTGCCGCCTGCTATTCGGGTCTTTTGCTTTAAGAACAATGTGGTTTGCTGCACCGGAATCGATCAGGGGAGGGTGCACCAGTTTGCGGCTGCCGTTCGGGGCTGTAAGCCGCCGGAAGTGTACAAAGGGAAGGGGATAATGTACATTGATGAGGTTATAAAGAAGAAGCAAGGGAAAAAGTCCAAGTGA
- the LOC126797023 gene encoding uncharacterized protein LOC126797023, with the protein MDHIFFWNAQGAGGEKFRSSIQDLVKMNKVDLLIVCEPRIQFSSAKKCLLSLGFTDFEAMEANGSSGGIWFLWNRNKITINIFDPNFQSISVKISWNGSHTWLLMGIYASPYNTSRSGLWTSLDDLIKKHNLPWILVGDFNELLSFSDKIGGSQHYKFGGFQDWVVRKDLIDMGY; encoded by the coding sequence ATGGATCATATTTTCTTCTGGAATGCTCAAGGAGCTGGGGGTGAAAAGTTCAGGTCCTCTATCCAGGATCTTGTGAAGATGAACAAAGTAGACTTGCTTATTGTTTGTGAACCTCGAATCCAGTTCTCTAGTGCTAAGAAATGCTTACTCTCTCTTGGCTTTACTGACTTCGAAGCTATGGAAGCTAATGGATCTTCTGGTGGCATTTGGTTTTTGTGGAATAGAAACAAAATTACTATTAATATTTTTGATCCTAATTTTCAGTCTATTTCAGTTAAGATCTCTTGGAATGGCTCTCATACTTGGCTTTTGATGGGGATTTATGCTAGTCCCTACAACACTTCTAGAAGTGGACTTTGGACTTCTCTTGATGATCTGATTAAGAAACACAATTTGCCTTGGATTTTGGTGGGTGATTTTAATGaacttctctctttttctgatAAGATTGGTGGCTCTCaacattataaatttggggGTTTTCAAGACTGGGTTGTTAGGAAAGACTTGATTGACATGGGCTACTAA